Within the Pseudoalteromonas ulvae UL12 genome, the region CTGGTGACATCGTTCTTTTTAAGTAAATATACAGCCTGACTTTCTTGTTCGCTAAAAATAGCGACCAAAACATTAGCCCCTGTTACTTCGTTTTTACCCGAAGATTGCACATGAAAAACAGCACGTTGTAATACACGCTGAAAACCAAGTGTCGGTTGTGTTTCTCTGTCTTGCTCAAGTTCAGGGATTAACGGCGTTGTTTCATCAATAAAGTCAGACAAGGATGTTTTTAATGAAGACAAGTCGGTGCCGCAGCCCGTTAACGCTTCAATGGCGGCTGGGTTATCAAGTAAAGCTAATAGTAAATGTTCAACCGTCATAAACTCATGGCGACGGGTTCTCGCTTCACGAAAAGCTGAGTTTAGGGTAATTTCAAGATCTTTGTTTAGCATAGGCAACTCCTAACAGCTCAGAATGTATCTGGTTATACCTGCTCATAACTACATAGCAGTGGATGCTCATTATCACGTGCGTATTGATTAACTTGAGCCGCTTTGGTTTCAGCAATTTCTGCAGAATAAACACCGCACACTGCTCGCCCCTCGTAATGAACTTTAAGCATAATCTCTGCCGCTTGTTCATTTGTTTTATTAAAAAATGTCATGATTACTTCTATGACAAAGTCCATAGGGGTGTAATCATCATTATTTAGGATTACTTGATACTGTCTTGGAGGCTTAAGCTTTTGCTTTTCAGTGTCCTTAACGGTATCAATTACATCAGACTCTTTATAACCACTCATAATATTAATATAGTCATCTCATGGGTTCTCAAGCAAACTTGAGAAGTAAAATAATAAAAAAATATTTGATTAAAAAAACAACCAAAAACACTTGACTGATTGCTCATTTAAACTACAGTCGTTTATGAACATGGTTAGTCACTAACCAGTTTACCAATTTATAGTTGTTTAGAATAACTAAATTAGTCAACTTATAGAAGGATGTAGAAGTATGGCTTGCGGAAAAGTCAAATGGTTCAATAACGCAAAAGGGTTTGGTTTCATTGTTGCTGATGGTCGTGAAGAAGACATCTTTGCACACTTTTCAACAATCACAATGGATGGTTAC harbors:
- the clpS gene encoding ATP-dependent Clp protease adapter ClpS, which encodes MSGYKESDVIDTVKDTEKQKLKPPRQYQVILNNDDYTPMDFVIEVIMTFFNKTNEQAAEIMLKVHYEGRAVCGVYSAEIAETKAAQVNQYARDNEHPLLCSYEQV
- the cspD gene encoding cold shock domain-containing protein CspD; this translates as MACGKVKWFNNAKGFGFIVADGREEDIFAHFSTITMDGYKTLKAGQDVTFELQEGPKGLHATNIEPSGEML